A segment of the Bacillus pseudomycoides genome:
TCTTTTAAAAGGCCGATGTTTGTCACTTCAAAGTACCCATTATTCTTTCTAATTACACTTTTATCACAAAGAGTATTTACTGTTCGTAATAAATGCCTGTAGCTTGTTCCTAGCAATTCCGATGTCTCAGTTAAATTCCCATTAAATATAATTCTTTGTTCATTATGAATAAGTCTTTCTCCAGTCACAAGAATATAACTTGCTAACCTATTCTCAAGAGGATACAGTAAATTAATCGTACTGTTTTTTGACAATCTATTTAACTTATGAGACAACGAACCACAGATACACCTTAAAAAGGTTGCATCCTGAAGCAATCGTTTTCTCACCTTTTCTAAAGGGATTCCAATGCAATAAGAGTCTACCATCACTTGTACATTTGAAGCTGTTTTTTGCGAGTGGATTAATTCAACATCTCCCAATATTTGCAAGCTATCATAAAAACATAATAATACAGATTTCCCATTACTTAATGTGTTATAAGCCTTCGCTTTTCCTTCAACAAAGAAATACAGATAGTGAATATCTTCATTCTCCTTACAAATATGCTCATTCTTTTTAAAGAGTAATA
Coding sequences within it:
- the yeiL gene encoding transcriptional regulator YeiL gives rise to the protein MKKICNSHKLDDYVQKNKIASFFSNDMKSYMELLLFKKNEHICKENEDIHYLYFFVEGKAKAYNTLSNGKSVLLCFYDSLQILGDVELIHSQKTASNVQVMVDSYCIGIPLEKVRKRLLQDATFLRCICGSLSHKLNRLSKNSTINLLYPLENRLASYILVTGERLIHNEQRIIFNGNLTETSELLGTSYRHLLRTVNTLCDKSVIRKNNGYFEVTNIGLLKELAADVYK